The segment CATCGTGGTAGAGGGGCCACAACGTCGAGTTGGAAAATCCTTCGTAGTAATCGACGACGTCGTTGCTGCTGAGCGTGACCGGAACCAGATCGAATCCTTCGGCACTGAACCGGTCGAGCTCCTCGTCAGCGGATCCGGACCATCCGACCCACGTTCCGCCGCTTCTTTGCAGTATGGGCGCGAGCGCGCTCACCAGACCGCCGGGTGATGCCCTCCATTCCGCGGGCTTACCCGGACTCGGGGTGTCGATCCTCTCGACCGGCAGGCGGTTGGCCACCACCACAAGGGACCCGTCCGACCGGACCGGCAGCATGGGTCCCACCCTACCCAGTGGCCAATGCGGTTCTGTCCGGTCAGTCGTGACGGGGGCTCTCGACCCGACCGCGAACCTCGCCGAGGCCCAGGGTGCCGCCATCGGATGCGGGGGCGGTCGCCGATATAACGACTTCGTCGCCGTCAACGAGGTAGCTGCGGACGGAACCATCGGGAAGCTGGAAGGGCTGGGCGCCGCCCCAGCTCATTTCGAGGAACGAGCCGTATTGATCACGGGTGGGCCCGCTGACGGTTCCAGAGCCGAAGATGTCACCCGATCGAACCGCCGCGCCGTTGCTCGTCATGTGAGCGAGTTGCTGTGCGGCGGTCCAGTACATGGAGGAAAAAGGAGGCCGGGAAAGCGGGAACCCGTTCACCGCCACTTGCAACGTGATGTCGAACCCCCATGGGTGATCCCGGTCATCCAAGTACGGAAGCGGGGTAGGAACGCGTGCCGGTGGCTCGGTCCTGGCCGCTTCGAGAGCTGCTATCGGGACCACCCAACCCGAGATCGACGTCAGGAAGGACTTCCCGAGGAACGGACCGAGCGGGACGTACTCCCAGGCCTGTATGTCACGGGCAGACCAGTCGTTGAGGATCACGACCCCGAAGACGTGGTCGGCGAAGGATGAAATGGGGACCGGATGGCCCAACCGACTCGGGACTCCCACGATGAAGCCGAGCTCGGCCTCGATGTCCAGGGCGGCGGAAGGCCGGAACAACGGGCCTTCTCCGTTCGCTTGTCGCACCTGCCCCCACGGGCGGATCACTGGGCTACCCGACACGACGATCGTCCCCGCCCTCCCGTGGTAACCCACCGGAAGGTGTTTCCACTGCGGCGACAAAGGCTCGCTTCCAGGACGAAGGATCCGACCGGCGTTGATGGCGTGGTGCTCCGACGAGTAGAAGTCGACGTAGTCTCCGGCGTCGATCGGTAGGTGAAGGGTCACGCCCTCCAGGGGATACAGGTGGGGCTCGACCACGGCACGCAGACGCTCGTCGGTGAACCAACCCGTGATCCCATCGCGAACCGCCTTCCAGACCTGGGGTCCCGCTGACATCAACGGGTTGATGACGGCACCCCCGACGACGTCGGCAAACGGTGCGTTGGTTGCGCGCGCCACCGCCGCGAGGTCGAGCACTTGATCGCCTATCGCCACTCCGACAGCTCGATCCTTAGCTCTCGCCCCGACACTGAACGACCCGTACGGCAAGTTCGCTAGGGGAAAGGGGGAGCCGTCCCGCACGGGCAGCCAGCTCCGGCGTGGGTGCATCCGCGGTCAGCCGGGAAGAGCGGCCTTGAGCTGCGCCGCGATGGCCGGACCGAGGAATGCCGAGTAGGTAGCGGTGATGTGGTTGTCATCACGCCAGATCTCGAGATTGCCGACGATCGTCCCGCAGATCGAGTTCGCGCAGAACCACGGAAGAGTGTTGACGTACGACCCGCCGGCTGATCGGACCACTGCCTGTTCGGCTGACAGTCCGGTCAGATCAACCACCGAGTCCTCCGGCTCGGAACACTGGTTTGCGTAAGCGAGGTGGGCCGACAGGCACTGCGGCACGAGGAACGCCGGCTTGGGGATCGGGCCGATGACGACCACCTTCGAGCCGAGGTGGGTTATGTCCGAGACCATCTGCTCCAAGCCCTTCAGCCATGGCTGCTGGTAAGGCGTGAAACCGTATGTGGACGCGTAATGGCGAGCCACCCCGAGAACGACGATGGCGGGGTGGACCTGGGCTATCCGCTGAAACACCGTTTGACGCCATGATTCGCACTCGGTGAAGTTCCGACCGAGCACGGGGCTAAGAAGAGGTAGTTGGATCGGCGGGCACGTCGCCTTGGTCCAATTGTAGAGCTCCCAACCATTTTGGTTGGCCGCGCCGTCGAGAGCCGGGAACCACATGGCGGCGTGAGAGTCCCCGAACAGAACGACGCTGGTGGCCGACGTTGTGCTCCCGAACGCGCAGCTTCTTACTGCGGCGTCGAGATAGCTGTCCATGCAACCGTCGTAGAACACGGGCGGGTCATCGTGGTGCGCGTGCGCGAGGGTTGGCTGCAGGTTCGACGGAACGTCGGGGCGCCGCAGCGAATCGGTCAGTTGCGCGTTTATCTGCGAGTTGACAGTGTTGACCAGACTCTGGCGCGGATCCACCGTCACCGACGGCGAAGAGAAACGACTCTGCTGAATCACCGCTAACGGTGCTGTTCCGTGACCCGACGGCGTCGGGACGGTGGTCGCAGCGATCAGGCATGCGACCGCACCCCCGGCGCTCAGAGCCCCACCGGTGAGCAGGCTCCTCCTCGACACGGCCGCCAGCCACGCGGACGCCCTTGCCGGGCTTTCCACCAGCAGGAAGGAGAAGACCGCGACCACGCCACTCAGCAGGGCGATGAGGAGGTTCTCGGCGAGGTTGAGCGGATGGCCCACCAGATCCGGGGCGAGAACCAGGAACGGCCAGTGCCACAGGTACCAGGAATACGACACCCGGCCGACGAACCGCATCGGGGGCCTGCCGAGGACCCGCGCCGGGCCGGCTCGAGGGATCGTCCCTGCCGCGATAACGGCAGCGGTTCCCAGCACCGGAGCCAGGGCCGCCGTACCGGGAAACGGCGTGGAACCGCCGATGAACAAGAAAGAGCCGATCACGGTTGCGAGCCCGACCCAGCCGACTGCGTTCGCGATAGCCCTGGGAATCGCCCCGACCGCCGGCGCGGCGAGAGCCAGCAACCCGCCGACCCCCAATTCCCAGGCTCGGGTTGGCAGGGAGAAGAACGCCCAGGGTTGATTCGCGTGGGTCAACCAAACCGACAACGCGCAGGAACCGACGGTGAGGCAGCCGAGGGCTGCTACGGCGGTGACCGAGTCGGGCCGGCGTCGCTCTCCGGCGCGCGTGCGCTGCCAGACCAACGAACCGACGATCAGGAGCAAGGGCCACAGCAGGTAGAACTGCTCCTCGACGCCCAGGGACCAGTAGTGCTGAAAGGGGGAGGGAGGTCCGCCGGCGTTCAGATAGTTGGTCTGCTGGAACGCGAACCGGTAGTTACCGACGTACAACGCGCTGGCGATGCCGTCCTTTGATGCCGCCGGAACCGATAGCGGCGGAAGCAGGAGACGCGATGCGACTGCCGTCGCGATGATCGCAAGGATGGACGCCGGAAGCAGGCGCCTTGCTCTCCGTGCATAGAAGCGCCGGAGGGAGATCCTTCCGTCTCTACGAAGCTCGGCCCACAAGAGCCCCGTGATCAGGTATCCCGACACGACGTAGAAGACGTCGACTCCGGAGAAGCCCCCTCTGAGCAAACCGACGTGGGCGTGGTAGAGGACGACGCCCAGCACTGCGACGGCCCGGAGACCTTCTACGTCGGGGCGGAACCGCTCGCGGGGCCTCCTCGGTGTGGTCGTCTCCCGGTTGCAATGCAGATACGCCTCCAAGCTCGCCGGCAGCGATGGGGCGGGAGAAGCCTCAAACGCTGATCTCCGACGTTACCCGAGGGCCCGTCGGGGACGGCTTCATTCGGTGAGGCGACTCCTCAGCCGATCCAACGCTGGCGCCTTCATCCCGGCCGTGGTCAGCAGGTATACATCGACTCCGCCGTAGGCGACGTCGAGCTCTTCGAGCGCCTTCTCCATCGCCCACCTCGGCGTCGTCAACACTCCGGCCGCAGCTTCTGGGGACATGCCGTACTCGATCAGCCTTTGGAAAGTGGGCTCTTGCTCGGTTCGCCGGCGGTAGCGACCGGTCAGCTCGTAGTCGTCGAGGATGGTCTCGCGCTCGACTCCGAGGGCTTCGAGCAGGAGAGCCGCGACCAGACCGGTCCGGTCTTTGCCGGCGTGGCAGTGAAATACGGCCGGCAAGCGCTGCTCCTCCGTGAGACCCGTGAACAGCTCCCCTATCTGCTCCGCGGCGTGCTTGATCAAGCCGGCGTAGAGCTCGAACAGAAAAATCTCGCCTGCCGCACTCGTCGCGGCGGGCGGCGGTGGCGGGGGGATTTCCTCGGGCGAGCGACCAACGATCGTCAGCGCCCGTGACGGCACCGGGTTCGGGCGCTCGTCGCGCTCGACGTCGCTGCGCAGGTCGTACACGGCTCTCATGCCGAGCTCCTGGTACAGCGCCAGGTCGTCACGGGACATGCCGTGGAGAGCGTCGGCTCGGAAGACCTGTCCCCAGCGGACCGACCTCCCTGTTCCGGTGCTGTAACCCCCCAAGTCACGGAAGTTGGAGATTCCTTCGAAGGCGATCCGCCGGTCCGCGGAGACCACGGCAGCCCCACCATCGTGAGGGGACACCGACACAAATGTTCGACGGCTTGCGGAGCGCTCGAGACGCAGCTCGGTTTGGCTCGCAGGGACAGTGAAGTGGTGTTGGTGGTCGATCCAATTGGGCGTCGGGCCGGTGGCGACATCGACCGCCGCAGGCCCGCCTTGCAGCTCCCACCGGACGAGGAGATCGCCGCCGACCTCAGTTTCGACGTCGACTCGAACCACCGTCGTCCGCACAGAGGGGACACTAGGGCCGAGCTTTGAGGTGGATCCAAAGGCGAGGTAGCCACCAGATGAACAGTCCGCGACTGCGCGGGACATTACCCGTGCGGCGGATCATGTTCGCAAGCGGTTGCAACGGCGGCAAGCTGTGACCGTGACGATCGACATAACCGGGCGACAGTTGGCGCAACAGGAAGTTGACCTTCTCGATGCCTATTGGAGAGCCGCCAACTACCTGTCCGTAGGTCAGATCTACCTACTCGACAATCCCCTTTTGCGGGTTCCGCTCGAGTCACGGCATGTCAAGCCGAGACTTCTCGGCCATTGGGGCACTACACCCGGTATCAATTTCATCTATACACACCTGAACCGGGTGATTCGGAACTGGGACCTCAACATGATTTACGTGATGGGCCCCGGACACGGTGGTCCAGCGGCGGTCGCGAACGCGTACCTCGAGGGCACCTACAGCGAGGTGTACCCGCACATCAGTCGCGACGAGCCCGGCTTGAGGGCTCTGTTCCGCCAGTTCTCGTTTCCTGGCGGGATCCCGTCACACGTGGCTCCTGAGACGCCCGGATCGATTCACGAAGGGGGCGAGCTGGGTTACGCGCTGTCTCACGCTTACGGGGCGGTATTCGACAACCCTGACTTGGTTGTTGCTTGCATCGTCGGCGATGGCGAAGCCGAGACCGGGCCGCTCGCCACAAGTTGGCACAGCAACAAGTTCTTGAATCCAGTCTTCGACGGGGCCGTGCTTCCCATCCTCCACTTGAACGGCTACAAGATCGCCAACCCGACCGTGCTTGCTCGGATTGGCGACGAAGAGTTGACCGAGCTCATAGAGGGTTACGGCTTCGACGTGTCCTGGGTGTCCGGCGACGATCCCGACGTCATGCATCGAGATATGGCCACGACTCTCGATCACGTCATCGCCGAAATCGCCGACATCCAGCGCTCTGCCAGGCAAGGCGGCCGAGCCGGTAGGCCGCGCTGGCCCATGATCATCATGCGCACGCCAAAAGGCTGGACCGGTCCAAAGGAAGTTGACGGGGTACCCGTCGAGGGAACTTGGAGATCGCACCAAGTGCCCCTGGCAGAAGTGCGTACCAATCCGGACCACCTGGCTCAGCTCGAGAGGTGGCTCCGCAGCTACCGACCGGAAGAGCTCTTCGATGACACCGGGAGGCCAGTCCCGAATCTTTCGAGCGCCGCACCAACCGGAGAAAGGCGGATGAGCGCGAACCCCCACTCGAACGGTGGGATGCTTCTCCAAGACCTCGACCTGCCCGACTTTCGTCCTTACGGGGTCGAGGTTTCGAAACCGGCGACCACGTTCTCGGAAGCGACTCGCGTTCTCGGCACCTACCTGCGAGACGTCATACGAGACAACCCCCACTCCTTCCGGCTCTTCGGCCCCGACGAGACCAACTCCAATCGACTCCAGGCGGTCTTCGATGCGACTAACCGCCAGTGGGAGGGATCCATCCTTCCGACCGACGACCACCTCGCAAATGAAGGTCGAGTAATGGAGATCCTGTCCGAGCACCAGTGCCAGGGTTGGCTCGAGGGATACCTCCTCACCGGCAGGCACGGCTTGTTCAATTGCTACGAAGCGTTCATCCACATCATCGATTCGATGTTCAATCAGCACGCCAAGTGGCTGAAGACCACCCGGCACATACCGTGGCGGCGACCCCTTGCGTCGCTCAACTACCTGCTTTCCTCGCACGTGTGGCGCCAGGACCACAACGGGTTCTCGCATCAGGACCCGGGGTTCATCGATCACGTGGTCAACAAGAAGGCCGAGGTCATCCGGGTGTACCTGCCGCCGGATACCAATTGCCTATTGTCTGTCGCCGACCATTGCTTGAGAAGCCGGCAGTACGTGAATGTCATCGTCGCCGGCAAGCAGCCTGCGCTCAACTACCTATCGATGGACGCCGCGATCCTGCATTGCACCCGCGGCATCGGCATATGGGACTGGGCATCGAACGACGGGGGAGACCCCAACGTCGTGATTGCTTGCTGCGGAGACATCCCAACTCTCGAAGCACTCGCCTGCACCGCGATCCTGCGCAAGGAGATCCCCGACCTCCGCATCCGCTTCGTCAACGTCGTGGACCTGATGCGCCTCGAGCCCGAATCAGAGCACCCACACGGGATGACAGATACCGAGTTCGACGCCCTCTTCACGGCGGACCGCCCCGTCGTCTTCGCTTATCACGGTTATCCGTCGCTGATCCACCGGCTCACGTACCGACGAACAAATCACGCCAACCTTCATGTTCGCGGCTACAAAGAGGAAGGGACCACGACCACACCATTCGACATGGTGATGCTCAACGACCTCGACCGCTTCCACCTCGTGATAGACGTGATCGATCGCGTCCCTCGTTTGGGATCGAGCGCCGCCGGGTTGCGCCAGGAAATGGCCGATGCCCGGCTTCGGGCCCGCGCGTACACCCGCTCCGAGGGGGAGGACGCACCGGAGATCCGCGACTGGGTCTGGCCCTTCTGAGGCTCGAGCCATAGTGCGCGTGCTGGTCGTCAACGCCGGCTCATCGAGCTTGAAGCTGTCACTGATGGAGCGGGACCGGGCGCTCAGCGCGGAGTCGATCTCTGCGCCTGAGGAGAGGCTCGACACCCCGCGCCTGGAGCGCTTCATCCGATCGGTAGGGGAGGTCGAAGCGGTCGGGCACAGGATCGTGCATGGCGGGACCGAATTCACCGGACCGACGTTGATCGACGACAGAGTCCGCAACCGACTCGTCGCGCTGACGGATCTTGCCCCGCTGCACCAACCGAAGTCGCTCTTGGCTCTCGACTCGGTAACCGCGATAATCCCCGACCGACCCGCGGTGGCCTGCTTCGACACCGCCTTCCATTCCACCATTCCGGAGTACGCCGCAACCTACGCCTTACCAGCCGAGTGGCGCCGTCGCTGGCCGCTTCGCAGGTTCGGCTTTCACGGACTGTCCCACGCGTATGTATCGCGCCGGGCCGCAGAACTGATCGGGCGGCCAACCGGATCTCTTCGAATCGTGAGCTGCCATCTCGGCGCCGGCGCTTCGGTCGCCGCCATCGACGCAGGACGTTCAGTCGACACCACCATGGGCTTCACCCCGTTGGAAGGTCTGGTCATGGCCACGCGATCGGGAACCGTCGATCCCGGGCTCCTGCTGTGGTTGGAGCAGCATGCCGGAATGACGTCAGCCGAGCTGGCATCGAACCTCGAACACCGGTCGGGTCTGCTCGGTCTTGGAGGTAGCTCCGACCTCAAGTCTCTGCTCGAAGCGGAGCATAGAGGTGATCCCGACGCCTCCCTGGCGGTGGGTGTCTATCTCCACAGGCTGCGGTCTCTGGTCGGCTCGATGGCCGCGGCGATGAACGGCCTGGACGTTCTCGCATTTACGGGAGGCGTCGGCGAGCGTTCAGCTCCGATACGTCAGCGCACCGCCGATGGGCTGGGTTTCCTGGGCGTCGCAGTCAGCCCGAAGATCAACTCAGACCTCCGCTCGGACTCTGACATCAGTAGCGAGGGAGCGCGAGTTCGTACCGTGGTAGTCGAAGCAGGTGAGGACGTCGAAATTGCCGCACAGGTGGAAAGGTTGTTGACGAGCACCGGTCTTGCCTGACCAAAAGGGTCGCGAGTTACCTGTAACTTCGCTGAGAACGGGCGTTATCGACGTGCACCCTTCGGCTTTCGTCGAAAAGCATCGTCATCTTCCAGACTCCGAGGTAGTGTCCAAACCGCAGGGGGGAACAAGCTGCAAGGGCCTCGCGCCTCTACGGCACCCCATAGGAAAGCGTCGGGATACGAACATCGCGACGCCGGAAGCATGCCAGCAAATGAGGAGGGACTGCGTGCCAAACAAAAGATTCCACACCGTCGGCGGTATATCACTGGCGATCACACTGGGCCTAGCTGGCGCGGCGTGCTCATCGTCATCGAACAAGTCGACGACTTCACCGACGACGACCGCATCCAAGTCCGGGGTGCCCACGGGATTGAGTGTGTCGTCGTTCGACAGCTCTTTCTCGGAGATGTCGAAGTTCACCGGGCTGACGGCAGCCGGGAAAGGTCTGGTGGGTGTAATCCTCCCCGACACCACGTCCTCTACGAGATACGTCGATTTCGACGCGCCGTACCTGACCAAAGCCTTCCAGGCGGCCGGCTACACCTCGTCTAACTTCAAGATCGACAACGCGCAAGGCCAGGAAGCAACTGAGCTCGCAGACGCGCAAGCAGACATATCCCTTGGCGCGACCGTGCTCGTGTTCGACCCACTGAACAGTACGGTCGGGGCCCAAGTCGAACAGCTCGCATCGCAGCACGGTGTCAAGCTGATCAGCTACGACCGGGCAACGTTTGCCGGGACCAATACCTATTACGTGAGCTTCGACAACTTCAAGGTCGGCCAGCTCATCGGCAACGGCTTCCAGGACTGCGTCTCGGCGTGGAACGTGTCGAACCCGCAGGTGTTCGAGCTGAGTGGAGGCGAAGACACCGATCCGAACGCGGTCTCGTTCGCCCAGGGCTACAACTCGGTCATCTGGGGCCAGCAGTCCACTCCGTTGTCCGCCGGAGTGAAGAGCAGCAAGGGTTACACGCTGGTCGGCGAGCAAATCACCCCAAACTGGGTCAATGCCACCGGAGCGACCATCTTCCAGCAGCAATTCACCGCGCACCCGAATATCAACGCAACGGTCGAGGCCAACGACGGTCTGGCCAACGCGGTGATCAACGTTCTGAAGAACAAGGGCGTGGGTGCCAAGAAGATTCCGACCACCGGTCAGGACGCGACGCTGCAAGGGATGGAGTGGGTCCTCCAGGGCTACCAGTGCGGGTCTGTTTACAAGCCCATCTACCTTGAAGCCCAGGACGCCGTAGCGCTCGCAACGATCCTCCGGGCCAGCCAGACGCCTCCGTCCGGTCTAGTGAACTCCACGACCAGCCCGCCGGCCAACGTCGCAGGGAGCACCCAGCCGGCATCGCTGCTCACCCCGGTCTGGGTGACAAGTGCGAACATGGCGTCGACCGTCATCAAGGATCAGTTCGTCTCGGCGCAGTCGCTCTGTACCGCGGTTGGAAATGCTGCCTGCAGCGCAGCGGGCATTACCCCGTAAATACCTTTAGAGCCATACTCTGGCAGTAAGGGAAACGTGCACCCGGGCCGGCGCCGTCACCGGCGGCGGCGGTCCGGGATTCGCATCTCCATAGGGCGTACCCTTGTACGGCTAGGAAAGGGACGAGATGGCCGACGGAAACGGGGCGGAGCCCCTTCTGAGGATCAGAGGCCTCCACAAGAGCTTCGGACCCGTACAGGCGCTCGCAGACGTAAACATGGACCTGCCGGCCGGGTCGGTCACCGCCTTGGTCGGCGACAACGGAGCCGGTAAATCGGTGACCATCAAGACCATATCGGGGATATACGAACCTGACCGTGGCCAGTTCTACTGGGAAGGCCGTCCGATTCGGATCCGCAGCGCCCACGACGCCTCGATGTTGGGGATCGAGACCGTGTACCAGGACCTGGCGCTCGCGGACAATCTGGACATCGTGCAGAACATGTTTCTCGGGCGGGAAAGGCTCCGTCACCGTCTCCTCGACGAGGACGACATGGAGCGGGCCGCTGCAGAGACACTCGCCGGACTGAAGGTGACGACGGTCCGGTCCATCCGGCAGCCGGTCGGCTCGTTGTCCGGTGGGCAACGCCAATCGGTCGCGGTGGCCAAGGCGGTGATGTGGAACTCGAAGCTCGTAATAATGGACGAACCCACCGCTGCCCTCGGCGTGACCCAGACAGCCCAGGTGCTCGAGTTGATCCGGCGACTTCGGGATCGCGGGCTGGCGGTGATGGTGGTTTCACACAACCTCAACGACGTGTTCGCGGTCGCTGACCGCATCGTAGTCCTCTACCTTGGACGCACAGTCACCGAGGACAAAGCGTCCGCCTTCGACCGCCAAAGCGTCGTCGAATACATGACCACGGGCGGCGTCGGCATCCGAGCCTCGGCTTCCTCGGTCGCTGCGGGAGGTGCGGATCGTGGCTCAGACTGATCCAGACGTCAACCACGCGCCGACCGAGGTCGACGCCGTCACAGAAGCCGAAAAAGCAGCGCCGTCTCCGGAGGCAACCGCGCCGCTGGTCCCGGCTGAGGTGCTGGCGCAGACGCTCAACGAATACCTCCGCGCTCAATGGCTTCGCCTGAAAGGTGGGGAAAGCGGAATCCTCCCGGTCATCTTCGCCCTGATCGTCATCACCATCGTCTTCCAATCTGTAAGCCCTCACCACGTCTTCCTGTCGGCCGGGAACATCATCAACCTGTTCCAGCAGAGCGCTGTGTTCATGGTGCTCGCAATGGCGGAGATCTTTGCCCTGCTCCTGGGCGAGATCGATCTTTCGCTCGGCTTCCTCGGGCCCGTCGGCGGCGCTATCGCAGTGCAGTTGGTCCAGCCGGTCACGACGGACTGGCCCTGGTGGGCGGCGATCATCATCGCTCTTCTCGCCACTTCCCTCGTCGGTGCTGTCCAGGGTTCGCTCGTCACTCGTCTGCGCCTGCCTTCTTTCATCGTCACTCTCGCGGGACTGCTCATATTCAACGGCGTGTTACTCATCGTCCTCGGGTTCGGGCCGTTCTCCGGCTACCCAAGCCTCAACGGCCGGAGCGCCAATCTCCGCTACCTCTACAACTTGATGTGGGGTCACGTGACGCCCGCGGCAGGGTGGGCGATCATGATCGTGATCGTGGCGCTGTTCGGTCTGCGGGTCTTTCTCCGGGATGAACGCCGGCGCAGAAGTGGGCTCGTCGCGCCGCCCCGGAGCCTCTCGGTGATCAAGATCGCGTTCGTCGCCGCCATCGGCGTGGTTCTGGTGCTGGTATGCAATTTGAACCGGGCGCACATCGGAACTCTGAGAGGGGTCCCGTTCTTCGTGTTCATCGTCCTGGGGATATTGGTGGCCTGGTCGTTCCTGCTCCAACGCACTCGCTACGGCCGCTACATATATGCCATCGGAGGAAACCCCGAAGCAGCGAGGCGCGCCGGAGTCAATGTCGCGATGATTCGCACCTGGGCCTTCGTTCTCTCCGGCTTGACCGCTGGAATCGCGGGAATTCTCTATGCCTCCCAGCTGGGCGGCGAGTCGAACAACGTGAACGGCGGCCAGTTGGTCCTCTACGCCGTGGCAGCGGCAGTCATCGGCGGGACGTCACTCTTCGGTGGACGCGGCAAGGCGTCCCATGGCGTGATCGGCGGACTGGTGATCGGCGGGATCTACAACGGCATGTACCTGCTCGGTCTCGCGGTCCAGTGGGAGTTCATCGTCACCGGAGCGGTGCTTCTCTTCGCAGTGGTCGTCGACGCGGTTTCCCGGCGTAGTTCGACGGCGGGATCTGTCGGCCACGTATAGAGCCCGCCGAACCGCTGCTTATGTGCAGGCGAGCACTGAGGTCAAGCCTCGTCGCAAGGCCAAGTCACGCGGGTCGCCTTCATCTCACGGTTGTGGGACTTCCGACTCTGTTGCGAACCGATCCGATTAGGGCATCTTCAAGGCATGTGGGTCGACGAACGGGGATCGGACGTGTTGGGACCTGCCGAGTGCCACC is part of the Acidimicrobiales bacterium genome and harbors:
- a CDS encoding ATP-binding cassette domain-containing protein, giving the protein MADGNGAEPLLRIRGLHKSFGPVQALADVNMDLPAGSVTALVGDNGAGKSVTIKTISGIYEPDRGQFYWEGRPIRIRSAHDASMLGIETVYQDLALADNLDIVQNMFLGRERLRHRLLDEDDMERAAAETLAGLKVTTVRSIRQPVGSLSGGQRQSVAVAKAVMWNSKLVIMDEPTAALGVTQTAQVLELIRRLRDRGLAVMVVSHNLNDVFAVADRIVVLYLGRTVTEDKASAFDRQSVVEYMTTGGVGIRASASSVAAGGADRGSD